gggccgTGGCCTTCCCTCCTTACACGCCCCCACCCCGGGTTCTCCCGTTCtttgctccccccccccccccccccccccccccctccagccccatcccagCGGGTCCCGGCTTCCTTACATGGTCACGGCCAGGCCTCCAGCTCCCGGAcgtcccccgccccccgcccccaccggaCACGGCCCCCGCCCTGCTCTGCTCGCCCCACGCGATCCGCCCGCGCCCCGCCATGGAGGACCTGGGTGAGTGGGGCCCGGGTCCCCTTGTCCCCAGCCCCTCATCACCGCCTGAACTCCCTTCCCCATCCTGGAGCCCCCTCACactccccatccctgcctcctgtctctttGCTTCTCTGCCCGCGCCTCCTTTTCGACTCCACgtcccccttcctgcctctcccttcctgcctttcccGGGCCGGCcgctccctcccttcttccctcactCCGCTCCTCCGTCACTGGCTGCGGACGGATGGGCAGGGAGATGCAGTGCCTGTGGGCTCCTGGGCTCATCCGCTCTGGGAAGGGAGGGGTTAAAGGGGTCTTGGGTTCAGGGACTGGAAAAGTAGACGGGAAGGGAGAATGTGACATCAAGttctgaagaagaaaacaggCCTGCCCCAGAGTTTTGGGAAGGAGTTAAGGGCTCCTAAGTATGGTAGGGGTCAGGTCTTTGGGGCAGAAAGGGAATAATAGGTGAGGAGGGCCAAGATGCTGGGGAGTTAAGGTTCCACCATGGTGCTGAGACATGAGGAGTAAAGGGGTAGGGAGTTCTAGGTTCTGGAAGGGACAGGGTTCAACGGATCCAGATCTGGGGACGGGGCGGGTGTCTTCCGGCAGGAAGGAGGACCCACTCATCACATCTTCCCTGTGTGTTGGGACTGGGGCTAGAAGGCTGAGCCTCCATGGGACAGAAGGTGTTCCAGCGCCCTTCAGTAGGGGGTGCTGCTCAGTAGGGGTAACGGGCACCGGTACTGTGAAGAATAAGCCAATCAGAAAGCAGGTCCCAGAAGACTCACCAATAAGGTGCATAGGGTGGGACCAAGTGTGGCCTGGAGGTGGGCCAGGACTGTGCCGGCCTATTTAGGTTGGGTGCCAGGCATACAGCCAATTGAGCAATTTGGGGTAGAGCCAAATTTGGCTGGAGTAAAGAGAATTTTGACTGCATTAGGGAAGATTCCgagaataaaagaaagaggaggctGAGGTGAGCCATTTGGGATGTTCTGTTCATAAATATTGGTTGCTGCCCGTCCACTTCTCTGACTTGGTCAGGCCTTGTGTTTCCTTCTGATTCTTGACCTCTACTTTTAATTCTGGCTTTGGTCCTCCTCAGATACACCCACTTGGAACCCTTAGCCTTTGATCTCTTAAGGCTCTGTATCTGCCCTAACCTTGACCTCTCAACCTCTCACCCTGACGGCCTCTCCCTGCAGATGCCCTGCTCTCTGACCTGGAGACTACCACCTCACACATGCCAAGGTCAGGAGCTCCAAAAGAGCGGCCCCCAGAGCCCCTCAAGTCTCCCTTGCCCTATGGCCACCAGCCACAGGTGAGATCAGATGCTGAGGGCAGGGGCAACCATGaaggccaggctgggccagggctaGGGGGATCTGGGCCTGAGTGGGGCAAAGTACAGGCCTATCATCCCACACATGTGTCCTTCTCTCTGTAGATGGGGTCTGGAGAGTCTTCAGGAGCCTCTGGAGACAAGGACCATCTGTACAGGTGAGGGGCCTGGGAAGTGAGGATGGGAAAGCCAACTGAAACTCAGAGGAGGCTTGGATTCCCCACCCCTGAACCCAGGCTCCTACCCTGTTTCCCAGTACGGTATGCAAGCCTCGGTCCCCGAAGCCTGCAGCCCCTGCGGCCCCTCCGTTCTCCTCTTCCAGCGGTGTCTTGGGCACAGGGCTTTGTGAGCTAGACCGACTGCTTCAGGAACTTAATGCTACTCAGTTCAACATCACAGGTACCAGGGTTACTGACACGGGCCCTGATGGGATGGGGGCAGGGCAAGGCAGGGCAGAGACTAAGGGCTATAGACTTCGCAGAGTAGCAGCTAAAGGGACACAAGCCTTAACTGGAGGGGTAGAGCCTGGCCTCACATCCAgtgcccttctctcctctctgcagatGAAATAATGTCTCAGTTCCCATCTAGCAAGGAGGCTGcagaggagcagaaggaggaCCAATCTGATGACAAGAAAAGGCCCAGCCTGTGAGTTTAGTATAGTGGCAGCACTGGGAGAGAGGCGATCAGTCTTGGATGCCTGAGTTACTGGAGGGAGTATTACTCTAGGAGGCTCTGAGCTGACACGAGTTTTATTCTTCACAGCCCTCCCAGCCCATCCCCTCTTCTCCCAAAGGCTTCGGCTACCTCGGCCACTCTGGAGCTGGATAGACTGATGGCCTCACTCTCTGACTTCCGGGTCCAGAACCACGTGAGTCAAGTCAGGCAGGGGGGTGGGCAAGTGTGGATTTGTGGCTTCCCAATCCATCTTAGACCCTTCCACCTCTGCTGCCTTGCTGATTCAACTCTCATGTCCTCCCTGCTGCAGCTTTCAGCCTCTGGGCCAACCCAGCCAACAGTGCCAAGCTCCGTGAATGAGGGCTCCCAATCCCCACCAGGGCCAACTAGCAAGGGCAGCCTAGACACCATGCTGGGGCTGCTGCAGTCGGACCTCAGCCGCCGTGGTGTTCCCACCCAGGCCAAGGGCCTCTGTGGCTCCTGCAATAAACCCATTGCTGGGCAAGTAAGTGGAGCCCTGAGAGTAGGGAGGTAGAGACTCATGGACCCATCTTTATTGAAAGCTAGCCTTTGTGCTGTTCCCTTTTAATAAATAACTCTGGGAAGAgggtattattgttatttatagtttatggatggggaaactgaagttcTGAGTTACACAGCAATAAGTGGCAGGGTGAGAATTCCAACCCAGTTCCCATTTATTGCGGTCTTACTGtgtgcaggcactgtgctagctcCTTTACAAACccccatctcatttaatcttcacaaaagcCTCACTGGCGCTGCCCACCATCTCTCAGGCACCCACACAGACCATTTCTCCTCCACCAGAGTCTGGTCTGGGAGCTCTGGCTCTTGGCTTATTGACTAAGCAGATGTTATTGACAACAGGCATGCTCAGTGGTTGATCTAGATCCTCTTGCTAGATAAAGTGTCTGCTCCTATCCCAGAATTTCCAACCTCATCAAAGCAGAGTGGCCTTATGACTTTTGTGGGCTATAGGTACTTTTGCCTTCATGGATCCCTTCCTCCattataaaaaaatactaaaaattgtGAATTATGACTGTATTGGTGTAAAgatgaatatattattaaatagtaaatcattttcttctagctcattttttccttctgattttaaaagaaattacattttcctGGGTTCCTAAAAGTATTGTGGGCCTTAGGCACTTACACACTGACTTGATTATTAGATTCTTCATCCTGATCTCTCAGAGATAAGACTTGGGtagggaggtgggagaaatgggtgaagagggtcaaaaggtaaaaagaaaaaaaaaagacttgaaatgTGCCTTGTAAACCTTAGGTCACTGGGCACATGGCAGCTTGAGGGCCACTCTGACTCTGGGCCTCACTCCCAACTCGCAGGTGGTGACGGCGCTGGGCCGCGCTTGGCACCCTGAGCACTTCGTTTGCGGTGGCTGTTCCAtggccctgggaggcagcagcTTCTTCGAGAAGGATGGAGCCCCCTTCTGCCCCGAGTGCTACTTTGAGCGCTTCTCCCCACGATGTGGCCTCTGCAATCAACCCATCAGACACGTGAGCCCTGCCGGCCCACAAGCCCCACCTCTGTCTCACTGTGGGATGGGCCTCATCCACTCACAgccccccatccctccccagccTTGCCCCTTGGCCTCTCCGTGGCCTTTTGGACTccaccctctctcttttttttttttttttttaaagattttattttttcctttttctccccaaagcccccccggtacatagttgtatattctttgttgtgggtccttctagttgtggcatgtgggacgctgcctcagcgtggtctgatgagcagtgtcatgtccgcgcccaggattcgaaccaacgaaacactgggccgcctgcagcggagcgcgcgaacttaaccgctcagccacggggccagcccctccaccctcTCTCTTTTACTCCCAGGTTCCTTGTGAGATCTCCAGGGCCTTAAACTCATACTTCAACCCACTCACCTAGgttcagggagggagagggagggaagaagcgaTGGAGGGCCACACTGAGTGTCTCCTTTCGTTCTCCATAGAAGATGGTTACTGCCTTGGGCACTCACTGGCACCCGGAGCACTTCTGCTGCGTCAGTTGCGGGGAGCCCTTCGGAGATGAGGGTGAGAGCTTGAAATCCGCCAGTCTACTCGACATCCCGCCCCGTCCCCTTTGGCCCAGCCCTCTACGACCTCCGAAGCCCTCTGGGCCGGgaattttctcctgctttcttcgGGCCCCACCCTCTCCCTGTCATGGGTTCCTATCCCATCCCCTCCCGCTCTGCCCCTACTCCAGGCACTGTCCCTCACTACCTACTGCTCACGCTGACTGCCCCTCCTCTGGCCCCACAGTCTCAGCTCTTGTAGGTCCTCGGTGGGACCTCGCACTCTTTTCTTTCCGCCCACTCGGTTCCCGCCTCTAGGTTTTCACGAGCGCGAGGGCCGCCCCTACTGCCGCCGGGACTTCCTGCAGCTGTTCGCCCCGCGCTGCCAGGGCTGCCAGAGCCCCATTCTGGATAACTACATCTCGGCTCTCAGCGCGCTCTGGCACCCAGACTGTTTCGTCTGCAGGGTGCGCTGCGGTGGGGGCGGAGCCTGGGAGGGGTGGGCCAACGGGGGGCGGAAGTAGGAGGCTGGGGCGGGGCGATTATTCAGGGTAGGGGGCTCCTGGAGGCGAGGCTTCGCGTCCGGGTGGGGTTGCGGGGGGGCACAGTGGGTTATTCAGCTCGTAAAGTTAGTTATCTGGTCCGGGGTTTGGCCGCTGACCCATCCTTTCGCGGCCGACCTTCCCCAGGAATGCTTTGCGCCCTTCTCGGGAGGCAGCTTTTTCGAGCACGAGGGCCGCCCGCTGTGCGAGAACCATTTCCACGCGCGGCGCGGTTCGCTGTGCGCCACGTGTGGCCTCCCGGTGACCGGCCGTTGCGTGTCGGCCCTGGGCCGCCGCTTCCACCCGGACCACTTCACCTGCACCTTTTGCCTGCGCCCGCTCACCAAGGGCTCCTTCCAGGAGCGCGCCGGCAAGCCCTACTGCCAGCCCTGCTTCCTCAAGCTCTTCGGCTGACCACGCCCCTTTGGGAGACCAAGGCCCCAAAGGCCCCGCCCTTCCCGAAAAGACCCTGTTCTCCAGACCCCGAGGCCTTGCTCTTTGAGCTTGGGATTCTCTCCGACCGGGCTGTTTAAGGCCCTACCCACTGGAGAGACCCGCCCCTAAGGTACGGTACTATACGTTCTCCGTGGGAAACTTCAGAAAAGGCCAGGCCAATCCCAAGGCCACATGCCCCCAAAGTGGGTCGTAGTCTGACGAGCGATGCCGCCTGAGCTCTTCACTTTATTCCCCTGTTGAGGGAGCCTCCCTACTGGAGGAGGACCCTTGCAATTCCGACCAATCAGAGGCCAGGCCAGGAcgtccctctccccactccctcactgTTCTTTGCACTTTTTTCTACCTACATAAAATACATTCCACGTCACACTGGTGCTGTGTCTTTGACTGCGCGAGACAGCCTTGCGTCGGGACTCCCTGCTCCTTGTGCTGGCTCTGGCCTTGGTGGGATCTGGGCCACCACTGTGTGGCCAGAACCGGACCTGCAGCCTCAGCCCTTGCAGGATGTCCTTCACATATCAGATGAGCCTGAGGTTGGAAAGGGCAGCGACCTGCACAGGGTTGTACAGATAGTGGGGAGCCAGGACAGGAACTCAAGCTGGGCCCCTCTGAACCTTCTTGTCCCCAGTCCCCTCACTTTGCATCTGGGCACTAAGGCACAGCTTCCTTCTTACTAGTATTGACTCATAACATCTCCCCTAGGCAGAGGATGACACTCGGGGTGGTCAAGGGAGTGAGTGAGGGAAGCACTGGGGCTGTAGGAGCCAGAAAGAAGCTTCTAACTCAGATTGGGAGTCAAGGAAGCCTTTCTGGAGGATGTGACACCTGAGCTAAGCCCTAGCAGAGAAGGGTGGGACCAGGAGGTTTTAGGTGTGGAGAAATTCAGGCTCCGTGTGAATCCACAAGCCCCAGGGGCCTTTCTGAGTCCCAGAACATTCACCTTGGACTGTGCAGTTCCCTAGGGAGGGGACCTGGATTCCTGGATCCAAAACATATGGGCTCTTGAGGCTGGAAATGATGGAACCTCAGAGGCCCTTCCAGCCTGAGGAGGAGCTGGCAGCCAAGGAGAGCATATGTGGGCAAGAGACAAAGGTGAGGTGTTCTCTGCCCTTGCCTCAGGCTGACCCCCGGATCCTTTCCTCTCTGAGGCTCCTTCCCCTGGGTCTTCCCAGGCCTCCTGCTCTTCCCCTTCCTCATATTCTCCCTGGGCAATGCTGTCCATCCCCTTGCTTGTAACCACCTCCCTGTCTTGAGGATGCCCAAATTGGCCATCTCCAAtcttggttcattcattcaccaagtgtttctttcttttttttttaaagattggcacctgagctaacaactgttgccaatctttttttttcttttttcctgcttcttctccccaaatccctccagcacatacttgtatattttagttgtgggtccttctggttgtggcatg
This region of Equus quagga isolate Etosha38 chromosome 7, UCLA_HA_Equagga_1.0, whole genome shotgun sequence genomic DNA includes:
- the TGFB1I1 gene encoding transforming growth factor beta-1-induced transcript 1 protein isoform X1, with product MEDLDALLSDLETTTSHMPRSGAPKERPPEPLKSPLPYGHQPQMGSGESSGASGDKDHLYSTVCKPRSPKPAAPAAPPFSSSSGVLGTGLCELDRLLQELNATQFNITDEIMSQFPSSKEAAEEQKEDQSDDKKRPSLPPSPSPLLPKASATSATLELDRLMASLSDFRVQNHLSASGPTQPTVPSSVNEGSQSPPGPTSKGSLDTMLGLLQSDLSRRGVPTQAKGLCGSCNKPIAGQVVTALGRAWHPEHFVCGGCSMALGGSSFFEKDGAPFCPECYFERFSPRCGLCNQPIRHKMVTALGTHWHPEHFCCVSCGEPFGDEGFHEREGRPYCRRDFLQLFAPRCQGCQSPILDNYISALSALWHPDCFVCRECFAPFSGGSFFEHEGRPLCENHFHARRGSLCATCGLPVTGRCVSALGRRFHPDHFTCTFCLRPLTKGSFQERAGKPYCQPCFLKLFG
- the TGFB1I1 gene encoding transforming growth factor beta-1-induced transcript 1 protein isoform X3 gives rise to the protein MPCSLTWRLPPHTCQGQELQKSGPQSPSSLPCPMATSHRWGLESLQEPLETRTICTDEIMSQFPSSKEAAEEQKEDQSDDKKRPSLPPSPSPLLPKASATSATLELDRLMASLSDFRVQNHLSASGPTQPTVPSSVNEGSQSPPGPTSKGSLDTMLGLLQSDLSRRGVPTQAKGLCGSCNKPIAGQVVTALGRAWHPEHFVCGGCSMALGGSSFFEKDGAPFCPECYFERFSPRCGLCNQPIRHKMVTALGTHWHPEHFCCVSCGEPFGDEGFHEREGRPYCRRDFLQLFAPRCQGCQSPILDNYISALSALWHPDCFVCRECFAPFSGGSFFEHEGRPLCENHFHARRGSLCATCGLPVTGRCVSALGRRFHPDHFTCTFCLRPLTKGSFQERAGKPYCQPCFLKLFG
- the TGFB1I1 gene encoding transforming growth factor beta-1-induced transcript 1 protein isoform X2 encodes the protein MVTARPPAPGRPPPPAPTGHGPRPALLAPRDPPAPRHGGPGWGLESLQEPLETRTICTDEIMSQFPSSKEAAEEQKEDQSDDKKRPSLPPSPSPLLPKASATSATLELDRLMASLSDFRVQNHLSASGPTQPTVPSSVNEGSQSPPGPTSKGSLDTMLGLLQSDLSRRGVPTQAKGLCGSCNKPIAGQVVTALGRAWHPEHFVCGGCSMALGGSSFFEKDGAPFCPECYFERFSPRCGLCNQPIRHKMVTALGTHWHPEHFCCVSCGEPFGDEGFHEREGRPYCRRDFLQLFAPRCQGCQSPILDNYISALSALWHPDCFVCRECFAPFSGGSFFEHEGRPLCENHFHARRGSLCATCGLPVTGRCVSALGRRFHPDHFTCTFCLRPLTKGSFQERAGKPYCQPCFLKLFG